In Blastopirellula sediminis, the following proteins share a genomic window:
- a CDS encoding Gfo/Idh/MocA family protein codes for MSSSNRREFLKSSTVAAAGLSLPYFFTGAKSIADEQKAESANDRPLIGCIGTGSRWDAVGPNAMKLGDVVAVCDVDADHAAKGRQRSEAENKKQGRERKVDVYEDYRKILDRNDIEIVTIVTPDHWHSKIAIEAMKAGKDVYCEKPLTLTIDEGKKICKVAKETGRVFQVGTQQRSEMGQLFLKAIALINEGRIGDIQKIHVAIGGAPTSGPIPIAEVPKQLNWEMWLGQAPLVDYRFKQGPGWGNSRCHYEFRWWYEYSGGKMTDWGAHHVDIAQWGLDQQGVGGPVSLEPIMAKFPTPYQDGMPTQDDRYNTPTEFHVKAMFPRDIEVAIRNECNDLGFDNGVMFEGTKGRFLVNRGKLVGAPVDEMKSNPLPEDAIQKVYKGMTPSGGNAHMVNFFECVKLRKDPISDVYSHHRAMTTCHLANIALRLDRTIKWDEKTEQIVGDEQANGWLSRQARKGYEVTA; via the coding sequence GTGAGTAGCTCGAACCGTCGCGAGTTCCTGAAGAGCAGCACCGTCGCCGCTGCTGGCCTGAGCCTTCCCTATTTTTTTACTGGCGCGAAATCGATCGCCGACGAGCAGAAAGCGGAGTCGGCCAATGATCGTCCGCTGATCGGTTGCATCGGAACCGGATCACGCTGGGACGCCGTCGGCCCGAACGCGATGAAGCTGGGCGATGTCGTTGCGGTCTGCGACGTCGACGCTGATCACGCCGCCAAAGGTCGCCAACGAAGCGAAGCGGAAAACAAGAAACAAGGTCGCGAACGGAAAGTTGACGTCTACGAAGACTACCGCAAGATCCTCGATCGCAACGACATCGAGATCGTGACGATCGTTACGCCCGACCACTGGCACTCGAAAATCGCCATCGAAGCGATGAAGGCCGGCAAAGACGTCTACTGCGAAAAGCCGCTCACGCTGACGATCGACGAAGGAAAGAAGATCTGCAAGGTCGCCAAAGAGACCGGCCGCGTCTTTCAGGTCGGCACCCAGCAGCGCAGCGAAATGGGGCAGCTCTTCCTGAAGGCGATCGCCCTGATCAACGAAGGTCGCATCGGCGACATTCAGAAAATCCATGTCGCCATCGGCGGCGCTCCGACAAGCGGTCCGATCCCGATCGCCGAAGTTCCCAAGCAACTCAACTGGGAGATGTGGCTCGGTCAGGCCCCGCTGGTCGACTACCGCTTTAAGCAGGGCCCAGGCTGGGGCAATTCCCGTTGCCACTACGAATTCCGCTGGTGGTACGAATACTCAGGCGGCAAGATGACCGACTGGGGCGCCCACCACGTCGACATCGCCCAATGGGGTCTCGATCAACAAGGCGTCGGCGGCCCGGTCAGTCTGGAGCCGATCATGGCGAAGTTCCCGACTCCGTACCAGGACGGCATGCCGACCCAGGACGATCGCTACAACACGCCGACCGAATTCCACGTCAAAGCGATGTTCCCGCGCGATATCGAAGTCGCCATTCGTAATGAATGCAACGACCTTGGATTCGACAACGGCGTCATGTTCGAGGGGACCAAGGGACGCTTCCTGGTCAACCGCGGCAAGCTGGTCGGCGCGCCGGTCGACGAAATGAAGTCGAACCCGCTGCCCGAAGATGCGATTCAAAAGGTTTACAAAGGGATGACCCCGTCCGGCGGCAACGCCCATATGGTCAACTTCTTTGAATGCGTCAAGCTCCGAAAAGATCCGATCTCGGACGTCTACTCGCACCATCGTGCGATGACCACTTGCCATCTGGCCAACATCGCTTTGCGACTTGACCGGACGATCAAATGGGACGAAAAGACGGAGCAAATCGTGGGAGACGAGCAGGCCAACGGCTGGCTCTCTCGCCAAGCCCGCAAGGGATACGAAGTCACTGCGTAG
- the xylA gene encoding xylose isomerase: MSAFPEVDKIQYEGPDSKNPLAYRWYNPDEVIEGKTMRDHLRFSVVYWHTFRGTGSDPFGPGTAIRPWDDGTDSVENAVKRTRVAFEFIEKLGAPYYAFHDRDVAPEGASLSETNKIFDKVAAALKDEQERTGVKLLWGTCNLFSNPRFMHGAATSCNADVFAFAAAQTKKCLEITKELGGENYVFWGGREGYQNLLNTNMKRELDHLAKFFHMAVDYAKEIGFTGQFLIEPKPKEPTKHQYDFDTANCLAFLKTYDLDKHFKMNLETNHATLASHTMQHELEYAGMNGILGSIDANTGDLLLGWDTDQFPTNYYLTAEVMLSILKYGGLGSGGVNFDAKVRRESFEPIDLFYAHVGGMDAFAKGLKIAAAIRAEGEFDKFVAARYSSWESGVGAEIEAGKHDLKSLEKYMLAKGEAAPNQSGRQEMLENLFNRYM; this comes from the coding sequence ATGTCTGCGTTTCCCGAAGTCGACAAGATTCAATACGAAGGCCCTGATTCGAAGAATCCGTTGGCGTACCGCTGGTACAATCCGGACGAAGTGATCGAAGGCAAAACGATGCGCGATCACCTCCGATTCAGCGTCGTCTATTGGCACACCTTCCGCGGCACTGGCTCCGATCCGTTTGGTCCCGGTACGGCGATTCGTCCGTGGGACGATGGAACCGACTCGGTCGAAAACGCCGTCAAGCGTACTCGCGTCGCGTTTGAATTCATTGAGAAGCTCGGCGCTCCTTATTATGCGTTTCACGATCGCGACGTCGCTCCCGAAGGGGCTTCGCTGAGCGAAACCAACAAGATCTTCGACAAGGTCGCCGCCGCGTTGAAAGACGAACAAGAACGCACCGGCGTCAAGCTGCTGTGGGGCACCTGCAACTTGTTCAGCAACCCGCGCTTCATGCATGGCGCCGCGACCAGTTGCAACGCCGACGTTTTCGCTTTCGCCGCCGCGCAGACCAAGAAGTGCCTGGAAATCACGAAAGAGCTGGGTGGTGAAAACTACGTTTTCTGGGGCGGCCGCGAAGGCTACCAGAACCTGCTCAACACCAACATGAAGCGTGAGCTGGATCACCTGGCGAAGTTCTTCCACATGGCGGTCGACTACGCCAAGGAAATCGGCTTCACCGGGCAGTTCCTGATCGAACCGAAGCCGAAAGAGCCGACCAAGCATCAATACGACTTCGACACCGCCAACTGCCTGGCGTTTTTGAAGACGTACGATCTCGATAAGCACTTCAAGATGAACCTGGAAACCAACCACGCGACGCTCGCATCGCACACGATGCAGCATGAGCTGGAATACGCCGGCATGAACGGCATCCTCGGTTCGATCGACGCCAACACCGGCGACCTGTTGTTGGGCTGGGATACCGACCAGTTCCCGACCAACTACTACCTGACGGCCGAAGTGATGCTGTCGATCCTGAAGTACGGCGGTCTCGGCAGCGGCGGCGTCAACTTCGACGCCAAGGTTCGTCGCGAGAGCTTTGAGCCGATCGACCTGTTCTACGCCCACGTCGGCGGCATGGACGCGTTCGCCAAGGGGCTGAAGATCGCCGCCGCGATTCGCGCCGAAGGTGAATTCGACAAGTTCGTCGCCGCTCGTTACAGCAGTTGGGAGAGCGGCGTCGGCGCCGAAATCGAAGCGGGCAAGCACGACCTGAAGTCGCTTGAGAAGTACATGCTCGCCAAGGGGGAAGCGGCGCCGAATCAAAGCGGTCGCCAGGAAATGCTCGAGAACTTGTTCAATCGCTACATGTAA
- a CDS encoding SDR family NAD(P)-dependent oxidoreductase, whose product MAYWNEKVALVTGASRGLGLSIARQLASQGATVVMVARDEEALTAAAASLNSLPGQTVPLAADVTSDDDVKRLELEMESRFGGLDLLVNNVGISSRGKLLETQLADFRRQWELNVMAAIRCVQAFAPLLIRRQGHIINIGSLASKSAIRFIGPYATTKFALAGFTQQLRLELADDGVHVMLVCPGPIAREDAGTRYDHQMGKLPDEAQKPGAGVKLKAIDPDQLAVSILKGCEGRKHDLVVPWKARILFAISQISPRWGDWLQAKFSSKNSNG is encoded by the coding sequence ATGGCCTATTGGAACGAAAAAGTCGCCCTCGTCACTGGCGCTTCACGCGGGTTAGGACTCTCGATCGCTCGCCAGCTCGCTAGCCAAGGGGCGACGGTCGTGATGGTCGCTCGTGATGAAGAAGCGCTGACCGCCGCCGCCGCGTCGCTGAATTCGCTCCCCGGTCAGACCGTCCCGCTGGCCGCCGACGTCACCTCCGATGATGACGTCAAACGGCTTGAGCTGGAAATGGAGTCGCGCTTCGGCGGACTCGACTTGTTGGTCAACAACGTCGGCATTTCGTCACGCGGCAAATTGCTGGAAACGCAACTGGCCGACTTCCGCCGTCAATGGGAACTGAACGTGATGGCGGCGATTCGCTGCGTGCAAGCGTTCGCTCCCCTTCTGATTCGCCGCCAGGGACATATCATCAACATCGGCTCGTTGGCGTCGAAGAGCGCCATTCGCTTTATCGGCCCCTACGCGACCACCAAATTCGCGCTCGCGGGCTTCACGCAGCAGCTCCGTCTCGAACTGGCCGACGACGGAGTCCATGTCATGCTGGTCTGTCCTGGTCCGATCGCGCGGGAAGACGCCGGCACCCGCTACGACCATCAAATGGGGAAACTACCGGACGAAGCGCAAAAGCCCGGCGCGGGCGTCAAACTGAAAGCGATCGATCCGGATCAACTTGCCGTATCAATCTTGAAAGGATGCGAGGGGCGTAAACATGATCTGGTCGTCCCATGGAAAGCGCGGATCCTGTTCGCGATTTCTCAGATTTCTCCGCGCTGGGGAGATTGGTTGCAGGCGAAATTTTCGTCTAAAAACAGCAACGGGTAA